In Taeniopygia guttata chromosome 7, bTaeGut7.mat, whole genome shotgun sequence, a single window of DNA contains:
- the NR4A2 gene encoding nuclear receptor subfamily 4 group A member 2 isoform X3, whose amino-acid sequence MPCVQAQYGSSPQGASPASQSYSYHSSGEYSSDFLTPEFVKFSMDLTNTEITATTSLPSFSTFMDNYNTSYDVKPPCLYQMPLSGQQSSIKVEDIQMHGYQQHGHLPPQSEEMMAHSGSVYYKPSSPPTPSTPGFQVQHGPVWDDPGSLHNFHPNYVATTHMLEQRKAPASRLSLFSFKQSPPGTPVSSCQMRFDGALHVPVGAEPAGPHHGVDGQPFAVPGAIRKQPPMAFPGLPLAHGPQLLDSQVPSPPSRGSPANEGLCAVCGDNAACQHYGVRTCEGCKGFFKRTVQKNAKYVCLANKNCPVDKRRRNRCQYCRFQKCLAVGMVKEVVRTDSLKGRRGRLPSKPKSPQEPSPPSPPFQANPDYQLSGDDTQHIQQFYDLLTGSMEIIRGWAEKIPGFTELPKTDQDLLFESAFLELFVLRLAYSSFWGCPLPSRSNPVEGKLIFCNGVVLHRLQCIRGFGEWIDSIVEFSSNLQNMNIDISAFSCIAALAMVTERHGLKEPKRVEELQNKIVNCLKDHVTFNNGGLNRPNYLSKLLGKLPELRTLCTQGLQRIFYLKLEDLVPPPAIIDKLFLDTLPF is encoded by the exons ATGCCCTGCGTCCAGGCTCAGTATGGCTCCTCGCCCCAAGGAGCCAGCCCGGCCTCCCAGAGCTACAGCTACCACTCCTCGGGAGAGTACAGCTCCGATTTCCTGACTCCGGAGTTCGTCAAGTTTAGCATGGACCTCACCAACACCGAGATCACCGCCACCACTTCCCTCCCCAGCTTCAGTACCTTTATGGACAACTACAACACGAGCTACGACGTGAAGCCCCCCTGCTTGTACCAAATGCCCCTGTCCGGACAGCAGTCCTCCATTAAGGTGGAAGACATTCAGATGCACGGCTACCAGCAGCACGGCCACCTGCCCCCGCAGTCCGAGGAGATGATGGCCCACTCGGGCTCCGTCTACTACAAGCCCTCGTCGCCCCCGACGCCCTCCACGCCCGGCTTCCAGGTGCAGCACGGCCCGGTGTGGGACGACCCGGGCTCCCTGCACAACTTCCACCCCAACTACGTGGCCACCACGCACATGCTGGAGCAGCGCAAAGCGCCCGCGTCCCGCCTGTCGCTGTTCTCCTTCAAGCAGTCCCCGCCGGGCACGCCGGTCTCCAGCTGCCAGATGCGCTTCGACGGCGCCCTGCACGTCCCGGTGGGCGCCGAGCCGGCGGGGCCGCACCACGGCGTGGACGGGCAGCCGTTCGCCGTGCCCGGTGCCATCCGCAAGCAGCCCCCCATGGCCttccccgggctgccgctggcGCACGGCCCGCAGCTGCTGGACAGCCAGGTGCCCTCGCCGCCGTCCCGCGGCTCCCCGGCCAACGAGGGGCTGTGCGCCGTGTGCGGCGACAACGCGGCGTGCCAGCACTACGGCGTGCGCACCTGCGAGGGCTGCAAGGGCTTCTTCAAg CGCACGGTGCAGAAGAACGCCAAGTACGTGTGCCTGGCCAACAAGAACTGCCCGGTGGACAAGCGCCGCCGCAACCGCTGCCAGTACTGCCGCTTCCAGAAGTGCCTGGCCGTCGGCATGGTCAAGGAGG TGGTGCGCACAGACAGCCTAAAAGGCCGGCGGGGCCGCTTGCCGTCCAAACCGAAGAGCCCCCAGGAGCCttctcccccctctcccccG TTCCAGGCTAACCCCGACTACCAGCTGAGCGGTGACGACACCCAGCACATCCAGCAGTTCTACGATCTCCTGACCGGCTCCATGGAGATCATCCGAGGGTGGGCGGAAAAAATCCCCGGCTTCACCGAGCTCCCCAAGACGGACCAGGACCTGCTCTTCGAGTCGGCCTTCCTGGAGCTGTTCGTGCTGCGGCTGGCGTACAG TTCATTCTGGGGTTGTCCCCTTCCTTCCAGGTCCAACCCCGTGGAGGGGAAGCTGATCTTCTGCAACGGGGTGGTCCTGCACCGGTTGCAGTGCATCCGCGGCTTTGGGGAGTGGATCGATTCCATCGTGGAGTTTTCCTCCAACTTGCAAAACATGAACATCGACatctctgccttctcctgcaTCGCCGCGCTGGCCATGGTGACAG AGAGGCACGGCCTCAAGGAGCCCAAGAGGGTGGAAGAGCTGCAGAACAAGATTGTAAATTGTCTCAAAGACCATGTGACTTTCAATAACGGGGGGCTGAATCGCCCCAACTATTTGTCCAAACTCTTGGGGAAGCTCCCCGAACTGCGCACGCTTTGCACACAGGGGCTGCAGCGCATTTTCTACCTGAAACTGGAGGATTTGGTGCCACCGCCAGCAATAATCGACAAACTTTTCCTGGACACTTTACCTTTCTAA
- the NR4A2 gene encoding nuclear receptor subfamily 4 group A member 2 isoform X1 — MPCVQAQYGSSPQGASPASQSYSYHSSGEYSSDFLTPEFVKFSMDLTNTEITATTSLPSFSTFMDNYNTSYDVKPPCLYQMPLSGQQSSIKVEDIQMHGYQQHGHLPPQSEEMMAHSGSVYYKPSSPPTPSTPGFQVQHGPVWDDPGSLHNFHPNYVATTHMLEQRKAPASRLSLFSFKQSPPGTPVSSCQMRFDGALHVPVGAEPAGPHHGVDGQPFAVPGAIRKQPPMAFPGLPLAHGPQLLDSQVPSPPSRGSPANEGLCAVCGDNAACQHYGVRTCEGCKGFFKRTVQKNAKYVCLANKNCPVDKRRRNRCQYCRFQKCLAVGMVKEVVRTDSLKGRRGRLPSKPKSPQEPSPPSPPVSLISALVRAHVDSNPAMTSLDYSRFQANPDYQLSGDDTQHIQQFYDLLTGSMEIIRGWAEKIPGFTELPKTDQDLLFESAFLELFVLRLAYSSFWGCPLPSRSNPVEGKLIFCNGVVLHRLQCIRGFGEWIDSIVEFSSNLQNMNIDISAFSCIAALAMVTERHGLKEPKRVEELQNKIVNCLKDHVTFNNGGLNRPNYLSKLLGKLPELRTLCTQGLQRIFYLKLEDLVPPPAIIDKLFLDTLPF, encoded by the exons ATGCCCTGCGTCCAGGCTCAGTATGGCTCCTCGCCCCAAGGAGCCAGCCCGGCCTCCCAGAGCTACAGCTACCACTCCTCGGGAGAGTACAGCTCCGATTTCCTGACTCCGGAGTTCGTCAAGTTTAGCATGGACCTCACCAACACCGAGATCACCGCCACCACTTCCCTCCCCAGCTTCAGTACCTTTATGGACAACTACAACACGAGCTACGACGTGAAGCCCCCCTGCTTGTACCAAATGCCCCTGTCCGGACAGCAGTCCTCCATTAAGGTGGAAGACATTCAGATGCACGGCTACCAGCAGCACGGCCACCTGCCCCCGCAGTCCGAGGAGATGATGGCCCACTCGGGCTCCGTCTACTACAAGCCCTCGTCGCCCCCGACGCCCTCCACGCCCGGCTTCCAGGTGCAGCACGGCCCGGTGTGGGACGACCCGGGCTCCCTGCACAACTTCCACCCCAACTACGTGGCCACCACGCACATGCTGGAGCAGCGCAAAGCGCCCGCGTCCCGCCTGTCGCTGTTCTCCTTCAAGCAGTCCCCGCCGGGCACGCCGGTCTCCAGCTGCCAGATGCGCTTCGACGGCGCCCTGCACGTCCCGGTGGGCGCCGAGCCGGCGGGGCCGCACCACGGCGTGGACGGGCAGCCGTTCGCCGTGCCCGGTGCCATCCGCAAGCAGCCCCCCATGGCCttccccgggctgccgctggcGCACGGCCCGCAGCTGCTGGACAGCCAGGTGCCCTCGCCGCCGTCCCGCGGCTCCCCGGCCAACGAGGGGCTGTGCGCCGTGTGCGGCGACAACGCGGCGTGCCAGCACTACGGCGTGCGCACCTGCGAGGGCTGCAAGGGCTTCTTCAAg CGCACGGTGCAGAAGAACGCCAAGTACGTGTGCCTGGCCAACAAGAACTGCCCGGTGGACAAGCGCCGCCGCAACCGCTGCCAGTACTGCCGCTTCCAGAAGTGCCTGGCCGTCGGCATGGTCAAGGAGG TGGTGCGCACAGACAGCCTAAAAGGCCGGCGGGGCCGCTTGCCGTCCAAACCGAAGAGCCCCCAGGAGCCttctcccccctctcccccGGTGAGTCTGATCAGTGCGCTGGTGAGAGCCCATGTCGACTCCAACCCGGCTATGACCAGCCTGGACTATTCCCGG TTCCAGGCTAACCCCGACTACCAGCTGAGCGGTGACGACACCCAGCACATCCAGCAGTTCTACGATCTCCTGACCGGCTCCATGGAGATCATCCGAGGGTGGGCGGAAAAAATCCCCGGCTTCACCGAGCTCCCCAAGACGGACCAGGACCTGCTCTTCGAGTCGGCCTTCCTGGAGCTGTTCGTGCTGCGGCTGGCGTACAG TTCATTCTGGGGTTGTCCCCTTCCTTCCAGGTCCAACCCCGTGGAGGGGAAGCTGATCTTCTGCAACGGGGTGGTCCTGCACCGGTTGCAGTGCATCCGCGGCTTTGGGGAGTGGATCGATTCCATCGTGGAGTTTTCCTCCAACTTGCAAAACATGAACATCGACatctctgccttctcctgcaTCGCCGCGCTGGCCATGGTGACAG AGAGGCACGGCCTCAAGGAGCCCAAGAGGGTGGAAGAGCTGCAGAACAAGATTGTAAATTGTCTCAAAGACCATGTGACTTTCAATAACGGGGGGCTGAATCGCCCCAACTATTTGTCCAAACTCTTGGGGAAGCTCCCCGAACTGCGCACGCTTTGCACACAGGGGCTGCAGCGCATTTTCTACCTGAAACTGGAGGATTTGGTGCCACCGCCAGCAATAATCGACAAACTTTTCCTGGACACTTTACCTTTCTAA
- the NR4A2 gene encoding nuclear receptor subfamily 4 group A member 2 isoform X2, which yields MPCVQAQYGSSPQGASPASQSYSYHSSGEYSSDFLTPEFVKFSMDLTNTEITATTSLPSFSTFMDNYNTSYDVKPPCLYQMPLSGQQSSIKVEDIQMHGYQQHGHLPPQSEEMMAHSGSVYYKPSSPPTPSTPGFQVQHGPVWDDPGSLHNFHPNYVATTHMLEQRKAPASRLSLFSFKQSPPGTPVSSCQMRFDGALHVPVGAEPAGPHHGVDGQPFAVPGAIRKQPPMAFPGLPLAHGPQLLDSQVPSPPSRGSPANEGLCAVCGDNAACQHYGVRTCEGCKGFFKRTVQKNAKYVCLANKNCPVDKRRRNRCQYCRFQKCLAVGMVKEVVRTDSLKGRRGRLPSKPKSPQEPSPPSPPVSLISALVRAHVDSNPAMTSLDYSRFQANPDYQLSGDDTQHIQQFYDLLTGSMEIIRGWAEKIPGFTELPKTDQDLLFESAFLELFVLRLAYRSNPVEGKLIFCNGVVLHRLQCIRGFGEWIDSIVEFSSNLQNMNIDISAFSCIAALAMVTERHGLKEPKRVEELQNKIVNCLKDHVTFNNGGLNRPNYLSKLLGKLPELRTLCTQGLQRIFYLKLEDLVPPPAIIDKLFLDTLPF from the exons ATGCCCTGCGTCCAGGCTCAGTATGGCTCCTCGCCCCAAGGAGCCAGCCCGGCCTCCCAGAGCTACAGCTACCACTCCTCGGGAGAGTACAGCTCCGATTTCCTGACTCCGGAGTTCGTCAAGTTTAGCATGGACCTCACCAACACCGAGATCACCGCCACCACTTCCCTCCCCAGCTTCAGTACCTTTATGGACAACTACAACACGAGCTACGACGTGAAGCCCCCCTGCTTGTACCAAATGCCCCTGTCCGGACAGCAGTCCTCCATTAAGGTGGAAGACATTCAGATGCACGGCTACCAGCAGCACGGCCACCTGCCCCCGCAGTCCGAGGAGATGATGGCCCACTCGGGCTCCGTCTACTACAAGCCCTCGTCGCCCCCGACGCCCTCCACGCCCGGCTTCCAGGTGCAGCACGGCCCGGTGTGGGACGACCCGGGCTCCCTGCACAACTTCCACCCCAACTACGTGGCCACCACGCACATGCTGGAGCAGCGCAAAGCGCCCGCGTCCCGCCTGTCGCTGTTCTCCTTCAAGCAGTCCCCGCCGGGCACGCCGGTCTCCAGCTGCCAGATGCGCTTCGACGGCGCCCTGCACGTCCCGGTGGGCGCCGAGCCGGCGGGGCCGCACCACGGCGTGGACGGGCAGCCGTTCGCCGTGCCCGGTGCCATCCGCAAGCAGCCCCCCATGGCCttccccgggctgccgctggcGCACGGCCCGCAGCTGCTGGACAGCCAGGTGCCCTCGCCGCCGTCCCGCGGCTCCCCGGCCAACGAGGGGCTGTGCGCCGTGTGCGGCGACAACGCGGCGTGCCAGCACTACGGCGTGCGCACCTGCGAGGGCTGCAAGGGCTTCTTCAAg CGCACGGTGCAGAAGAACGCCAAGTACGTGTGCCTGGCCAACAAGAACTGCCCGGTGGACAAGCGCCGCCGCAACCGCTGCCAGTACTGCCGCTTCCAGAAGTGCCTGGCCGTCGGCATGGTCAAGGAGG TGGTGCGCACAGACAGCCTAAAAGGCCGGCGGGGCCGCTTGCCGTCCAAACCGAAGAGCCCCCAGGAGCCttctcccccctctcccccGGTGAGTCTGATCAGTGCGCTGGTGAGAGCCCATGTCGACTCCAACCCGGCTATGACCAGCCTGGACTATTCCCGG TTCCAGGCTAACCCCGACTACCAGCTGAGCGGTGACGACACCCAGCACATCCAGCAGTTCTACGATCTCCTGACCGGCTCCATGGAGATCATCCGAGGGTGGGCGGAAAAAATCCCCGGCTTCACCGAGCTCCCCAAGACGGACCAGGACCTGCTCTTCGAGTCGGCCTTCCTGGAGCTGTTCGTGCTGCGGCTGGCGTACAG GTCCAACCCCGTGGAGGGGAAGCTGATCTTCTGCAACGGGGTGGTCCTGCACCGGTTGCAGTGCATCCGCGGCTTTGGGGAGTGGATCGATTCCATCGTGGAGTTTTCCTCCAACTTGCAAAACATGAACATCGACatctctgccttctcctgcaTCGCCGCGCTGGCCATGGTGACAG AGAGGCACGGCCTCAAGGAGCCCAAGAGGGTGGAAGAGCTGCAGAACAAGATTGTAAATTGTCTCAAAGACCATGTGACTTTCAATAACGGGGGGCTGAATCGCCCCAACTATTTGTCCAAACTCTTGGGGAAGCTCCCCGAACTGCGCACGCTTTGCACACAGGGGCTGCAGCGCATTTTCTACCTGAAACTGGAGGATTTGGTGCCACCGCCAGCAATAATCGACAAACTTTTCCTGGACACTTTACCTTTCTAA